A stretch of Deferribacter autotrophicus DNA encodes these proteins:
- the avd gene encoding diversity-generating retroelement protein Avd: protein MGVSASKLKILQKWEDVAGYAYIVLRHIPKSERFTLGAEIREAIWKGLKLIIKANAAKNKKPYLLELDSEVKVLLALIRVAYELKIIPIKKYEIFSEKLIEIGRMIGGWLKYANK from the coding sequence ATGGGTGTAAGTGCGAGTAAATTGAAAATACTGCAAAAATGGGAAGATGTGGCTGGATATGCTTATATAGTTTTGCGTCATATCCCAAAAAGTGAAAGATTTACGCTCGGTGCGGAAATTAGAGAGGCTATATGGAAAGGCTTAAAGTTGATAATAAAAGCTAATGCGGCTAAAAATAAAAAGCCCTATTTGCTTGAACTTGATAGCGAGGTAAAAGTTTTGCTTGCACTCATCAGAGTTGCTTACGAATTAAAAATTATACCTATTAAAAAATACGAAATTTTCTCGGAAAAGCTTATTGAAATAGGAAGAATGATAGGAGGTTGGCTAAAGTATGCAAACAAATAG
- a CDS encoding reverse transcriptase/maturase family protein, whose translation MPKSVNGLWEEIVSFENLFAAYKEARRGKRYRNEVLQFGYNLEENLINIQNHLIWKSWTPGKHRTFYVHDPKKRLISAPPFEDRVVHHAIVRVIEPLFEKKFIYDSYACRKDKGIHAATLRLQSFLRIAKRNWPKVYVLKADISSYFPSVNHQILLDILKRTIRDENVLWLCEKVISDFGYDEQGIPVGALTSQLFANVYLDQLDHYLKDGFGVKFYVRYMDDFVILGSAKKCLWGLLDKIKDFLLRLKLRLNPKTNVFPVHRGVDFAGYRTWATHILPRKRNVKKFRKKMKWIQKAYASGKIDLDYIRPRVMSFLGYMKHCNSLATTKMLLNEIVFYR comes from the coding sequence TTGCCAAAAAGTGTGAATGGTTTGTGGGAAGAAATTGTCTCTTTTGAAAATCTTTTTGCGGCATATAAAGAAGCAAGAAGAGGTAAAAGATACAGAAACGAAGTGTTACAATTTGGTTATAATCTTGAGGAAAACCTCATAAATATACAAAATCATCTGATATGGAAGTCTTGGACTCCCGGCAAACATCGCACTTTCTATGTGCACGACCCCAAGAAAAGGCTTATATCGGCTCCGCCTTTTGAAGATAGAGTGGTTCACCATGCGATTGTCAGGGTTATTGAACCGCTTTTTGAAAAGAAATTTATTTACGATAGTTATGCCTGCAGAAAAGATAAAGGGATTCACGCAGCAACTTTGAGGCTGCAATCATTCCTTAGAATAGCAAAAAGAAACTGGCCGAAGGTTTATGTTTTAAAAGCTGATATCTCCAGTTATTTTCCATCCGTAAATCATCAAATTTTGCTGGATATTTTAAAAAGAACCATCAGGGATGAAAATGTCTTATGGCTGTGCGAAAAGGTTATTTCCGACTTCGGATATGATGAACAGGGTATCCCAGTAGGAGCCCTGACTTCGCAACTTTTTGCAAATGTATATCTCGACCAGCTTGATCATTATCTCAAGGATGGGTTCGGAGTGAAATTTTATGTGCGCTACATGGACGATTTCGTCATTCTTGGTAGCGCAAAGAAGTGTCTCTGGGGACTTCTTGATAAGATAAAAGACTTTTTGCTCAGACTGAAGTTGCGCCTTAACCCGAAGACTAATGTTTTTCCGGTACACAGAGGCGTCGATTTTGCCGGTTATCGCACATGGGCTACACATATTTTACCGAGAAAGAGAAATGTCAAAAAATTCCGAAAGAAAATGAAGTGGATACAAAAAGCTTATGCTTCAGGCAAAATCGACCTTGATTACATCCGTCCTCGCGTCATGAGTTTTCTCGGCTATATGAAACACTGCAACTCTCTTGCAACAACAAAAATGCTGCTTAATGAAATCGTTTTTTATAGATAA